A window from Candidatus Nitrospira neomarina encodes these proteins:
- a CDS encoding sigma 54-interacting transcriptional regulator, whose product MSNTDGSYLAEMRFRAVAQSSHDAIIIADQSGTILFWNKGAKDIFGYESEETVGQPLTMLMPDRYRQAHQAGLERYSTRGETRILGETVELNGLRRTGEEFPLELTLSAWKEEERLFFSGIIRDISQRKEAEEALQRSEEKYRAIFNQAVEGIYQATPAGAFLNANAALSHLLGYDSPQALMETVKDIGSQLYVEPTKREEFCRVLEHQDVITDFESQVYRADGTPIWISENARVIRNAEGAVQWYQGFLVDISGRKQAEALLERQNRLQAENRYLQEEVLEAGAFGDLVGQSPALHNVIRQIALVAPTEATVLILGESGTGKELVAREIHKRSQRKDRPLIRVNCASIPRDLFESEFFGHVKGAFTGAVKDRAGRFGAADGGTLFLDEVGEIPLDLQSKFLRVLQEQQFERVGEERTRHVDVRVIAATNKDLKLEVEHGRFRQDLYYRLNVFPLEMAPLRERKEDIPLLAEYLLGVTSKKLHCAQPKLTKALVGQLQRYNWPGNVRELQNVIERGLILSERQGLAFDIPKPGGGRASSQPQESHASLMARSVMTEREMRLRERENILTALEQAEWKIYGKGGAAERLGIKPTTLVARIKKMGIVKAR is encoded by the coding sequence ATGAGCAATACCGATGGCAGTTATCTGGCGGAGATGCGGTTTCGGGCCGTAGCGCAATCATCGCACGATGCCATCATTATCGCGGATCAATCAGGGACCATCCTGTTTTGGAATAAGGGGGCCAAAGACATCTTTGGCTATGAAAGCGAGGAGACCGTCGGCCAGCCCCTTACTATGCTTATGCCGGATCGCTACCGCCAGGCGCATCAAGCCGGGCTTGAGCGATACAGCACCAGGGGAGAAACGCGAATTCTCGGAGAGACCGTGGAACTAAATGGTTTGCGAAGAACGGGAGAAGAATTCCCTCTCGAGCTCACACTTTCGGCCTGGAAAGAAGAAGAGCGCCTCTTTTTCAGCGGAATCATTCGAGATATTTCTCAACGAAAAGAAGCCGAAGAAGCCCTTCAGCGATCGGAAGAAAAATATCGCGCTATTTTTAATCAGGCGGTGGAAGGGATCTATCAGGCGACACCTGCCGGTGCCTTTCTCAATGCCAATGCGGCCCTGAGTCATTTGTTGGGGTACGACTCCCCTCAAGCCCTGATGGAAACCGTCAAGGATATCGGTTCCCAACTCTATGTCGAGCCAACGAAACGGGAGGAGTTTTGCCGGGTGCTGGAGCACCAGGATGTCATCACGGATTTTGAGTCCCAGGTCTATCGGGCGGACGGAACACCAATCTGGATTTCAGAAAATGCCCGTGTAATCCGCAACGCGGAAGGAGCGGTGCAGTGGTATCAAGGGTTTCTGGTTGATATTAGCGGGCGTAAACAGGCAGAAGCCCTCCTGGAACGGCAAAACCGCTTGCAAGCAGAAAACCGGTACTTACAGGAAGAAGTCCTCGAAGCCGGGGCTTTCGGGGATCTTGTGGGACAAAGCCCGGCCCTGCACAACGTGATCCGTCAAATCGCTCTCGTGGCACCCACGGAGGCAACTGTGCTGATTCTCGGTGAATCCGGAACGGGGAAAGAATTGGTTGCTAGGGAAATACATAAACGCAGTCAACGGAAAGACCGGCCGTTAATCCGCGTGAATTGTGCCTCCATTCCGCGGGACCTGTTTGAAAGTGAATTTTTCGGCCACGTGAAAGGGGCATTTACCGGCGCGGTCAAAGATCGGGCCGGGCGATTTGGCGCGGCGGATGGGGGAACCTTGTTTCTGGATGAGGTCGGCGAAATTCCCCTGGACCTCCAAAGCAAATTCCTGCGGGTCCTGCAGGAGCAACAATTTGAACGCGTGGGCGAGGAACGCACTCGTCATGTGGATGTCAGAGTGATCGCTGCGACAAACAAGGACTTAAAACTGGAAGTTGAACACGGTCGGTTCCGGCAAGATCTGTATTATCGCCTCAATGTTTTCCCGCTTGAAATGGCCCCGCTGCGCGAACGGAAAGAAGATATTCCGCTCTTAGCCGAGTATCTTCTCGGGGTCACCTCAAAAAAGCTCCATTGTGCGCAACCGAAACTGACGAAAGCCCTCGTGGGGCAATTGCAACGTTATAATTGGCCGGGAAATGTCCGGGAATTGCAAAACGTCATCGAGCGGGGTCTGATTCTTTCCGAACGACAGGGATTAGCATTCGATATCCCTAAGCCGGGAGGAGGACGAGCTTCTTCGCAGCCTCAGGAGTCCCATGCGTCTCTCATGGCACGGAGTGTGATGACAGAACGAGAAATGCGTCTTCGGGAACGGGAAAATATTTTAACGGCCCTTGAACAGGCTGAATGGAAAATTTATGGAAAAGGCGGCGCGGCCGAACGACTCGGTATTAAACCCACCACTTTGGTTGCCCGCATCAAAAAAATGGGAATCGTGAAGGCAAGGTGA
- a CDS encoding sensor histidine kinase has protein sequence MKPYSIYLVIGGCGMAALMMGIVLPEVLPGWRWAHEPLHSTLETVGGLAAISMGIVLLQRTTDPTRQKFFPLAGGFLGMGTLEIFHAVSVPGNGFVLLRGLASLLGGLGFGLMWLSASGKHHLTIKWMPWVMTGVALAIGFWTIGFPEYLPVMVREGAFTPTAVAPKSFASMLFFAGSLRFFLDYRTTGRSEDILFASLALMFGFAELMFTYSVIWGSRWWFWHFLRLLAYFFVLGYIGRGYLATVSELRSSLIQTKQAEQASRQSEQQLRTVLEARERLAQDLHDGVIQSTFALKLNLERCQRLIPQNPQEALTGISDVLMELKLVIQDLRKHISGLEPECLNGRQWVEEMRTLVHSVEKSQKLPFHLQIDQEAADLLTPEEATHLLYVVKESISNSVRHSHATSGTVSLQVREGTVCLEVMDDGLGFDLENTHEGVHGLKNMAARAKRLGAHFQVWSKPHRGTRIFFEIAQKGSHAQA, from the coding sequence ATGAAACCATACTCGATTTATCTGGTCATTGGCGGATGCGGTATGGCCGCGTTGATGATGGGCATCGTCCTTCCGGAGGTGTTGCCGGGGTGGCGTTGGGCCCATGAACCCCTCCATTCCACATTGGAAACTGTCGGTGGATTGGCCGCCATTTCCATGGGAATTGTGCTACTTCAAAGGACCACTGACCCTACCAGGCAGAAATTCTTTCCCCTCGCCGGTGGCTTTCTCGGGATGGGTACTCTTGAAATTTTTCACGCCGTATCAGTACCAGGGAATGGATTCGTGTTATTGCGGGGCCTTGCGAGTTTGTTGGGAGGTTTGGGATTCGGGCTGATGTGGCTCTCTGCGTCGGGAAAACACCACCTAACGATTAAATGGATGCCGTGGGTGATGACCGGCGTAGCCCTTGCAATTGGCTTTTGGACGATTGGATTTCCGGAATATTTGCCGGTAATGGTGCGTGAAGGGGCATTCACGCCAACCGCCGTTGCTCCTAAAAGTTTTGCGAGCATGCTGTTTTTTGCCGGATCGCTTCGCTTCTTTTTGGATTATCGAACCACGGGTCGATCGGAAGATATCCTGTTTGCCTCATTGGCCCTTATGTTCGGATTTGCGGAATTGATGTTTACCTATTCCGTGATCTGGGGCAGTCGATGGTGGTTCTGGCATTTCCTCCGGTTGTTGGCGTATTTCTTCGTTCTGGGGTATATCGGGCGAGGGTATTTGGCCACCGTCTCGGAGTTACGGTCATCATTGATTCAGACGAAACAGGCCGAACAAGCCAGTCGGCAGAGTGAACAACAGCTTCGGACAGTCTTGGAAGCCCGGGAGCGTTTGGCCCAGGATCTTCATGACGGCGTCATTCAATCGACATTTGCTTTAAAGCTGAATTTGGAACGGTGCCAGCGACTCATTCCACAGAATCCTCAAGAAGCTCTCACCGGCATCAGCGATGTCTTAATGGAACTCAAATTGGTGATTCAAGACCTGCGCAAACATATTAGCGGTCTTGAACCGGAATGCCTGAATGGACGGCAATGGGTTGAAGAGATGCGCACCCTCGTGCATAGCGTAGAAAAATCACAGAAGCTGCCCTTTCACCTGCAGATCGATCAGGAGGCGGCCGACCTGCTCACGCCGGAGGAAGCCACCCATCTGCTGTATGTGGTGAAAGAATCCATCAGCAACAGTGTGCGACATTCACATGCCACGTCAGGCACGGTGTCGCTTCAAGTGCGCGAGGGGACGGTTTGTTTGGAAGTGATGGACGATGGTCTGGGATTTGATCTTGAAAATACCCATGAGGGAGTTCACGGATTGAAAAATATGGCCGCACGCGCGAAGCGGTTGGGTGCGCACTTTCAAGTATGGTCGAAACCTCACCGTGGAACTCGAATTTTTTTTGAGATTGCACAGAAAGGAAGCCATGCCCAGGCGTAA
- a CDS encoding YbaN family protein — MPALAVRFIMLVIGWGSLALGILGLFFPLLPTMPFILLAASCFSKSSPRLHSWLLSQPLLGPMIQNWHHEGSINQNTKVTATIFMIGFFGCSLLFFPTSTLLTIFLVCIGTGVLCFIWTRPLPSGHLHQFSNRPADTGKNLVGPG; from the coding sequence ATGCCAGCCTTGGCCGTAAGATTTATCATGCTGGTCATAGGGTGGGGCAGTCTTGCTCTCGGGATTTTGGGATTATTTTTTCCACTCCTGCCCACCATGCCATTTATCCTGCTGGCCGCCTCGTGCTTCTCCAAAAGTTCCCCTCGTCTGCACTCATGGCTGCTCAGTCAGCCCCTGTTGGGTCCGATGATTCAGAATTGGCACCATGAAGGCAGTATCAATCAGAACACGAAAGTCACGGCAACGATTTTCATGATTGGATTTTTCGGGTGCTCCCTCCTGTTTTTTCCTACTTCGACTCTCCTCACAATTTTTCTTGTCTGTATTGGCACCGGAGTTTTATGTTTTATCTGGACTCGACCCCTGCCGTCAGGCCATCTTCATCAATTCAGCAATCGCCCCGCTGACACCGGCAAAAATCTGGTGGGGCCTGGCTGA
- a CDS encoding glycosyltransferase yields MTILILAVGSYGDVLPLVGMARELLQRGHRVTIFTSAHFQELVHKAGVAFIALGTADDYDAIADNPALWHPHKGWRILMKQIVSRALGETYTLLKSKIIPGNTLLISSTLGFAARLLQETHHIPHATVHFSPGVFHSAYQAPKIPGLTLPDWLPVAIKDGIWKFLDHTFIDPMVKPQLNDFRRQLGLPPVSRIFHNWLHSPDLVLGLFPEWFAAPQPDWPPETHVTGFPLYDEAPDSVLPATVQNFLDAHPEPLIYTPGSANKHGRSFFKEAAEASQELGRPAIFLTRYPEQLPPFLPKGITHFSYVPLSQLLPHAAALIHHGGIGTCSQALRAGIPQVIQPLAFDQFDNAARIEKLGVGRIIRKRRFKASNIATGLQTLLSSSDVKRQCLSLTHYFPGEDHLEKSCHLLETTFRMM; encoded by the coding sequence ATGACGATTCTTATCCTGGCTGTGGGAAGTTACGGGGATGTCCTACCCCTGGTGGGGATGGCCAGAGAACTCCTGCAACGCGGGCATAGGGTCACAATCTTCACCAGTGCTCATTTCCAAGAACTGGTTCACAAAGCGGGAGTGGCATTTATCGCGTTGGGAACGGCAGATGACTATGACGCGATAGCCGACAATCCTGCTTTGTGGCATCCCCACAAAGGCTGGCGGATCCTCATGAAACAGATCGTCTCGCGCGCCTTGGGAGAAACCTATACGCTCCTTAAGTCAAAGATCATCCCGGGAAATACCCTTTTGATCAGTTCCACCCTGGGGTTTGCCGCTCGTCTTCTTCAAGAAACCCACCACATCCCTCACGCCACCGTCCATTTTTCACCAGGTGTCTTCCACTCGGCCTACCAAGCTCCCAAAATTCCCGGCCTGACTCTTCCGGATTGGTTGCCCGTTGCAATCAAAGACGGCATATGGAAATTTCTGGATCACACGTTCATCGATCCTATGGTGAAACCCCAACTCAATGATTTTCGCCGTCAGCTCGGCCTGCCACCAGTCTCACGGATCTTCCACAACTGGCTGCATTCACCCGATCTGGTCTTGGGTCTGTTTCCTGAGTGGTTTGCCGCTCCCCAACCTGACTGGCCTCCGGAAACGCATGTCACCGGCTTTCCCCTCTATGATGAAGCTCCGGACAGTGTCCTTCCTGCAACCGTACAGAATTTTTTGGATGCACACCCGGAACCCCTCATCTATACCCCCGGCTCGGCCAATAAACATGGCCGATCATTTTTTAAGGAGGCGGCCGAAGCCAGCCAGGAACTGGGACGGCCGGCGATTTTTCTGACGCGATACCCGGAACAACTTCCTCCGTTTCTCCCGAAGGGGATCACGCACTTTTCCTATGTGCCCCTCAGCCAGCTCCTCCCGCATGCCGCGGCCCTCATTCACCATGGAGGCATCGGCACCTGTTCACAGGCCTTACGAGCAGGCATTCCGCAAGTGATTCAACCCCTGGCGTTTGACCAATTTGATAATGCCGCCCGGATTGAAAAATTAGGGGTGGGCAGGATCATTCGAAAACGAAGGTTCAAAGCTTCCAACATTGCCACGGGGCTCCAGACCCTGCTCAGCTCTTCTGATGTGAAAAGGCAGTGCCTGAGCCTCACGCACTATTTTCCGGGAGAAGATCACCTTGAAAAAAGTTGTCATCTGCTCGAAACGACATTCCGAATGATGTGA
- the elbB gene encoding isoprenoid biosynthesis glyoxalase ElbB, giving the protein MKKVAVILSGCGYLDGAEITEAISTLIAIGQNGAAYEVFAPNKDVEETNHLTQKPTGQKRNVLQESARIARGEIQPLEQLKAKDFDALAFPGGFGAALHLCDFGEKGSGGHIDPQVARIVKEFSDSQKPIAAICIAPAIMALAFGKKGVNVTIGDDAGTASELEKTGAKHQNCAVEQYVVDHSNKVITTPAYMYGSARPHQIFAGVSGAIAELMKMA; this is encoded by the coding sequence ATGAAAAAAGTCGCCGTGATTCTTTCAGGTTGTGGGTATTTAGATGGAGCTGAAATTACCGAAGCCATTAGCACGCTCATTGCCATCGGCCAAAACGGAGCGGCATATGAGGTGTTTGCCCCGAATAAAGATGTTGAGGAAACGAATCACCTCACTCAAAAACCCACCGGCCAGAAACGAAATGTCTTGCAGGAATCCGCCCGGATTGCTCGCGGCGAGATTCAGCCGTTAGAACAACTCAAGGCGAAAGATTTCGACGCTTTGGCCTTTCCTGGAGGTTTTGGAGCCGCGTTGCATCTCTGTGATTTTGGAGAAAAGGGAAGCGGTGGGCACATTGATCCACAGGTGGCCAGAATCGTGAAGGAATTCAGTGACAGCCAAAAACCTATCGCGGCCATTTGTATCGCGCCGGCGATCATGGCATTGGCTTTTGGAAAAAAAGGCGTCAATGTGACCATTGGAGATGACGCCGGAACCGCATCTGAGTTAGAAAAAACCGGTGCTAAACATCAGAATTGCGCGGTGGAACAATATGTGGTGGATCATAGCAATAAAGTCATCACCACACCCGCCTACATGTATGGATCAGCCAGGCCCCACCAGATTTTTGCCGGTGTCAGCGGGGCGATTGCTGAATTGATGAAGATGGCCTGA
- a CDS encoding DUF898 family protein: MNHQRFDFRGTGFSCLWLFIWTWVLTVITFGLFFPWAYSAQQRWISEHTFIGNRQLVFHGTGLGFFGTWLLIMVLTIITFGIYMPWGFCRLKRWQTNNLAFADEEFQG; encoded by the coding sequence ATGAATCATCAGCGTTTTGATTTTCGCGGAACAGGATTCAGTTGTTTATGGTTATTTATCTGGACGTGGGTGTTGACTGTGATCACATTTGGATTATTTTTTCCGTGGGCCTATTCTGCTCAACAGCGGTGGATTTCGGAACACACCTTCATCGGGAATCGCCAACTCGTTTTTCACGGAACGGGTTTAGGATTTTTTGGGACCTGGCTCCTGATCATGGTGCTCACGATCATCACCTTTGGAATCTATATGCCTTGGGGGTTTTGCCGGTTGAAACGGTGGCAGACGAATAATCTCGCATTCGCAGACGAGGAATTCCAAGGGTAA
- a CDS encoding response regulator transcription factor, whose translation MPRRNTNPIRLLLVDDHEVLRLGLKTLFTETANIQVVGEAGTRAAAESEADRLQPDVVLMDVRLPDGSGIEACREIRNASPEIRVLFLTSFADDEAVMATIMAGAKGFLLKEISGEELVRAVTTVAAGQSILDPAITQRVLTKMQHLSTSSADGKKESLAPQELKVLTLVAEGKTNKEIAVALDLSDKTVGHYLENIFQKLQVTRRSQAAAEFVRRFTS comes from the coding sequence ATGCCCAGGCGTAACACAAACCCTATCCGTCTCTTACTGGTCGATGATCACGAGGTGCTTCGCCTGGGCCTGAAAACGCTGTTTACCGAAACCGCGAACATTCAGGTTGTGGGTGAAGCGGGTACCAGGGCCGCGGCGGAGTCCGAAGCTGACCGTCTTCAGCCTGATGTGGTGCTCATGGATGTCCGTCTTCCCGACGGGAGCGGTATTGAGGCCTGCCGTGAGATTCGGAATGCATCTCCTGAAATCCGGGTGTTGTTTTTGACGTCCTTTGCCGACGACGAGGCGGTGATGGCGACCATCATGGCAGGAGCCAAAGGCTTTCTGTTGAAAGAAATCAGCGGGGAGGAGTTGGTTCGTGCGGTAACAACGGTGGCTGCCGGTCAGTCTATTCTCGATCCTGCGATCACACAACGGGTTCTCACCAAAATGCAGCATCTCTCTACCTCTTCCGCTGATGGCAAAAAAGAATCGTTGGCTCCTCAGGAATTGAAGGTGTTGACACTGGTGGCCGAAGGAAAAACCAATAAGGAAATTGCCGTAGCACTTGACCTGAGCGATAAAACTGTCGGCCATTACCTTGAAAATATTTTCCAGAAACTGCAGGTGACCCGCCGCTCTCAAGCTGCGGCAGAGTTCGTCCGCAGATTCACCTCATAG
- a CDS encoding TlpA family protein disulfide reductase has protein sequence MRFCISMKEENTASSGSLPGSHWGRWFGTIRGGVAGFMMVTLSLLFGALAATAAPSVPAPKFQLQAFDGHTYSKASLKGRPTLIVFWAPWCRYCQMELPILAKFYQGNKPDQLQVLTIAFSDSLAHVEEYVTSNPDTFVYPTAYDRNNVVAQAFGVNATPTFVVMDAEGNMILAHRGAGINRNPQYQEFLNSLK, from the coding sequence ATGAGATTCTGTATCTCGATGAAAGAAGAAAATACCGCATCCAGTGGGAGCCTTCCAGGCTCCCACTGGGGACGGTGGTTCGGGACAATCAGAGGCGGGGTGGCCGGATTCATGATGGTCACCCTGAGTCTGCTCTTCGGAGCCTTGGCAGCTACCGCCGCTCCATCCGTGCCGGCTCCGAAATTTCAGCTCCAGGCATTTGACGGGCACACCTACAGCAAGGCTTCTTTAAAGGGTCGCCCCACCCTTATTGTTTTCTGGGCGCCATGGTGTCGGTATTGCCAAATGGAATTACCGATACTCGCGAAATTTTATCAAGGCAACAAACCAGATCAGCTCCAAGTTTTGACCATTGCCTTCTCAGACAGTCTGGCCCATGTGGAAGAATATGTCACATCCAACCCTGATACCTTTGTCTATCCCACGGCCTATGATCGAAACAACGTGGTGGCGCAAGCTTTCGGTGTCAATGCCACCCCGACATTCGTGGTGATGGACGCAGAAGGGAACATGATCCTTGCCCATCGTGGCGCAGGGATCAACCGGAATCCCCAGTACCAGGAGTTTCTCAACAGTTTGAAGTAA
- a CDS encoding cytochrome c biogenesis CcdA family protein: protein MMESVTHISQITLLAAFGAGLLSFVSPCVLPLVPSYVSYITGLSIDQLRAPTGQHHVRKTIIVNSLLFIGGFSAVFIAFGLSASLFGQWLINYQDHLRKIGGGLIVLFGLYVLGLFNFGFLSQERRLHFQSRPVGYLGSFLIGVTFAVGWTPCVGPILTSILLYAGTTDTAADGLALLVFYSLGLGLPLLVTAVWLDRFLTHFRQIRNYIRPLSIMSGLLLVAVGGLLYTNSFFLLTSYLERSGIGWYIGQ, encoded by the coding sequence ATGATGGAATCCGTCACACATATTTCTCAGATCACCTTGTTGGCAGCATTTGGAGCCGGGCTCTTGTCATTCGTTTCCCCTTGCGTGCTTCCTCTGGTGCCGTCCTACGTCTCATATATCACGGGACTTTCCATTGACCAACTCAGAGCTCCCACGGGTCAGCACCACGTTCGGAAGACAATCATTGTCAATTCCCTGTTATTTATCGGAGGGTTTTCAGCCGTCTTCATCGCGTTTGGCCTCTCGGCCAGTCTGTTCGGCCAATGGCTGATCAATTATCAGGACCATCTGCGAAAGATCGGAGGAGGGCTAATTGTCCTGTTTGGTCTGTATGTGTTGGGGCTGTTCAATTTTGGTTTCTTGTCTCAAGAAAGGCGTCTCCATTTTCAGAGCCGCCCGGTAGGCTATTTGGGTTCTTTTCTCATCGGGGTCACCTTTGCCGTAGGCTGGACCCCCTGCGTGGGTCCTATACTCACGTCTATCTTACTGTATGCCGGCACCACGGATACCGCTGCTGATGGACTGGCCCTCCTCGTATTCTACTCACTTGGGCTTGGACTTCCCCTGCTTGTCACCGCTGTATGGCTCGATCGGTTCTTAACTCATTTCCGGCAGATCCGGAACTATATTAGACCGCTCTCCATCATGAGTGGATTGTTACTGGTGGCAGTCGGCGGTCTCCTCTATACCAATTCATTCTTTCTCCTGACGAGCTATTTGGAACGTTCGGGTATTGGATGGTACATCGGCCAATAG
- a CDS encoding DsrE family protein, with translation MPNFISKRSLMLSTLLFACVYGLILSPGLVQADKTSGQDKVKVLYHLNSNDPALAKYTMALINKHIEAEGGPDKIDLVLVVHGPALKLFESDTVDQELKDKLKAVIDKGIKAEMCQVSMKLYGTPLEKLVAGFIPTEHPVAVKRIADLQRAGYVYIKP, from the coding sequence ATGCCCAATTTCATTTCTAAACGATCCCTGATGCTCTCGACACTGTTGTTTGCTTGTGTGTACGGACTTATTTTGAGTCCCGGTTTGGTCCAGGCAGATAAGACATCGGGCCAGGACAAAGTAAAAGTGTTGTATCACCTAAATAGTAACGACCCGGCTCTCGCCAAATACACGATGGCCTTGATTAACAAACACATCGAAGCCGAAGGCGGACCGGACAAAATTGACCTGGTGCTGGTTGTGCATGGGCCGGCGCTGAAGTTGTTTGAAAGCGACACGGTCGATCAGGAGTTGAAGGATAAATTGAAGGCGGTGATTGACAAAGGGATCAAGGCTGAAATGTGTCAGGTCTCAATGAAACTATATGGGACACCGCTGGAGAAATTAGTAGCGGGGTTCATACCCACCGAGCATCCGGTAGCCGTCAAGCGGATTGCCGATCTTCAACGCGCAGGATATGTGTATATCAAACCGTAA
- a CDS encoding multicopper oxidase domain-containing protein, protein MKNRHSGRIGLGIALVAMTGSLFTFTPQVEAKKVKVELTAVETEVIIDGKGTIYKAWTFNGQIPGPVVRVTEGDQVHFILKNHENNSRPHSMDFHAAETDFLANYRDVNPGESLEYVWDAKRPGVFAYHCGAFPMIQHIARGMFGAVIVDPKDASAMPKADREYVLVQSELFTKDPDDVAAMMDAKNDHVVFNGGIFKYDPVHAAKGGEFLTAKPGDRVRFYFVNIGPNNFSSLHPIAEIWDDVWPSGNPANRLQGVQTQVIGAADGAILDVVVEQKGVYPIVTHSLKDALTGAIALLEVSDEAKDLALMPLVGPKATEKIAQK, encoded by the coding sequence ATGAAGAATCGCCATTCAGGCCGAATAGGGTTGGGAATTGCGCTAGTGGCAATGACCGGAAGTCTTTTCACCTTTACGCCACAAGTCGAGGCTAAAAAGGTGAAGGTGGAACTCACCGCCGTGGAAACGGAAGTCATTATTGACGGTAAAGGCACCATTTATAAAGCATGGACCTTTAACGGTCAGATTCCCGGTCCCGTCGTCCGCGTGACTGAGGGTGACCAGGTGCATTTCATCCTCAAAAACCACGAGAACAATAGTCGCCCTCATTCCATGGACTTTCATGCAGCGGAAACGGATTTCCTTGCGAATTATCGTGACGTGAACCCCGGAGAGTCTCTGGAATATGTCTGGGACGCGAAGCGGCCAGGCGTCTTTGCCTATCACTGCGGCGCGTTTCCGATGATTCAACATATTGCCCGTGGCATGTTCGGGGCCGTTATTGTGGATCCCAAAGATGCGAGTGCGATGCCAAAGGCTGACCGGGAATATGTGCTGGTGCAATCGGAGTTATTCACAAAAGATCCTGATGATGTCGCGGCGATGATGGACGCGAAAAATGACCATGTCGTCTTCAACGGCGGGATATTTAAGTATGATCCCGTTCATGCAGCAAAGGGAGGAGAGTTTCTCACCGCCAAGCCGGGTGACCGGGTACGGTTTTACTTCGTCAACATCGGGCCGAATAATTTTTCCTCACTTCATCCGATTGCAGAAATCTGGGATGATGTCTGGCCCAGCGGAAATCCGGCTAACCGCCTGCAAGGGGTGCAGACCCAGGTGATCGGAGCGGCAGATGGAGCCATTCTGGATGTCGTGGTGGAACAAAAAGGGGTTTATCCGATCGTCACCCACTCACTGAAGGATGCGCTCACGGGAGCCATTGCTCTTCTTGAAGTGAGTGATGAAGCCAAGGATCTGGCGCTGATGCCTTTGGTGGGTCCCAAAGCCACGGAAAAAATTGCCCAAAAGTAA